The following coding sequences lie in one Crassostrea angulata isolate pt1a10 chromosome 10, ASM2561291v2, whole genome shotgun sequence genomic window:
- the LOC128166210 gene encoding calpain-9-like isoform X2, which yields MSGRQQDYLTLRQELLRTNSLYVDPDFPPDNSSLTFNRTPPPGIRNIVWKRPTELSRNPKFIVRNATRFDLDQGYLGNCWFIAGAALVATNKKLLERVVPQDQNFDRNYAGIFHFNFWWYGRWVEVIVDDFLPTDGYRLVYASNREEPNEFWAALLEKAYAKLRGCYEGVDGGKLQDSVVDLTGGISETIDIKDKAQIPVDIYEILWRSWKMNSFLGCSISLPPNVAVSSREVRRPNGLYMGHAYSITALAVIPYQGSNVRLCRLRNPWGRSEWNGDWSDNSYQLRNLSQDARQRLGIVVQDEGEFWIPIDDVLVNFEEIQLIHLQPDAITQGVALEERKRQWNVTVYHDQWIKGVTAGGCGNAPYQDLYWKNPQFSVTLRDVDDADNKPTCTVIISLIEKEQNNKSQIAIGFDVYKLKYPQNKPLDGESAPRNALILKKRSGVYQYNREVTRRFDLTPGTYVIIPSTFRPHEEAEFMLRIYTEKIISSLVLDESNVGEVKPEVKPPSGRDPFRELFLKHAGEDGKLKAKELKEFVLQLSTTELNEPLKFSTETCRSLITMMDRNKSGAVDHEEASKMWKEVKAYRAVFQQFDLDGSGTVDTYELDKLFSTLGFPVNRMVQTAIVRRYADRNNKIRLTDFIIVICKLTLMFQIFKDQQVKTGMPDSATFSMNEFLYYTMYC from the exons ATGTCGGGCAGACAGCAGGATTATCTCACTCTACGACAAGAACTGCTCCGGACTAACTCCCTCTATGTGGACCCGGACTTTCCTCCGGATAACAGCTCCCTCACCTTTAATCGGACCCCGCCCCCCGGAATCCGGAACATCGTATGGAAACGCCCGACA GAACTGTCCAGGAACCCCAAATTTATCGTTCGAAATGCCACCAGGTTCGACCTTGATCAAGGATACTTAG GCAACTGTTGGTTCATCGCTGGAGCCGCTCTAGTGGCCACCAACAAGAAACTCCTGGAGCGGGTGGTGCCCCAAGACCAAAACTTTGACAGAAACTATGCAG GTATATTCCACTTTAACTTCTGGTGGTACGGCCGGTGGGTGGAGGTCATCGTAGACGACTTCCTGCCGACGGACGGATACCGACTAGTCTATGCAAGCAACCGGGAGGAACCTAACGAATTCTGGGCAGCCCTGCTGGAAAAGGCGTACGCAAA GTTGCGGGGTTGCTACGAGGGGGTGGATGGCGGGAAACTACAGGACAGCGTGGTTGACCTGACTGGGGGCATCTCAGAAACCATCGACATCAAGGACAAAGCCCAGATCCCGGTGGACATCTACGAGATCCTGTGGCGCTCCTGGAAGATGAACAGTTTCCTGGGCTGTAGTATCTCT ttaCCTCCTAATGTGGCGGTTTCGTCTCGAGAAGTGCGTCGGCCTAACGGTCTATACATGGGCCACGCCTACAGCATCACAGCTCTCGCTGTG ATTCCATACCAAGGCTCCAATGTCCGCCTGTGCAGACTGAGGAATCCGTGGGGGCGGAGTGAGTGGAACGGTGACTGGTCAGACAA CTCTTACCAACTTCGGAACTTGTCACAAGACGCCAGACAGAGACTGGGAATCGTAGTACAAGATGAAGGCGAATTTTG GATACCAATTGACGATGTTTTGGTAAATTTCGAAGAAATACAACTTATTCACCTTCAGCCAGACGCAATCACACAGGGGGTTGCACTGGAAGAG AGAAAACGTCAGTGGAACGTGACGGTGTACCATGACCAATGGATTAAGGGCGTCACGGCGGGGGGTTGCGGGAACGCCCCGTACCAAG ACCTATACTGGAAGAACCCGCAGTTCTCGGTGACGTTACGTGACGTTGATGATGCCGACAACAAACCGACGTGTACCGTCATCATCAGCCTGATAGAGAAAGAACAGAACAACAAGTCGCAGATAGCCATCGGGTTCGACGTGTACAAG TTGAAGTACCCCCAGAATAAGCCCTTGGACGGAGAGTCGGCCCCCAGAAACGCCCTCATTCTGAAGAAGCGGTCCGGGGTGTATCAGTATAACAGGGAGGTCACCCGACGGTTCGACCTCACCCCCGGGACTTACGTCATCATTCCCAGCACATTCAGGCCTCACGAGGAGGCCGAGTTCATGCTCAGGATCTACACAGAAAAAATCATTAGTAGTCT TGTTTTGGATGAAAGCAACGTCGGTGAAGTTAAG CCAGAAGTCAAACCCCCGTCAGGGAGGGACCCCTTTCGTGAGTTATTCCTAAAACACGCCGGAGAGGACGGAAAGCTGAAAGCGAAAGAACTCAAGGAATTTGTTTTACAACTATCAACAACAG aACTAAACGAGCCCTTGAAATTCAGCACAGAAACTTGCAGAAGTTTAATCACAATGATGGAT AGAAACAAATCAGGGGCGGTGGACCATGAAGAAGCCAGCAAGATGTGGAAGGAGGTGAAAGCTTATCGA GCCGTTTTCCAGCAGTTCGATTTGGACGGATCGGGCACAGTAGATACATATGAACTGGACAAACTCTTCAGTACActag GTTTTCCTGTCAATAGAATGGTACAGACAGCTATCGTCAGAAGATACGCGGACCGAAACAACAAGATCCGCCTCACAGACTTTATCATCGTCATCTGTAAACTAACGCTCATGTTCC aaATCTTTAAAGATCAACAGGTAAAAACTGGGATGCCAGACTCAGCAACATTTTCCATGAACGAG